A stretch of Argiope bruennichi chromosome 10, qqArgBrue1.1, whole genome shotgun sequence DNA encodes these proteins:
- the LOC129988445 gene encoding coiled-coil domain-containing protein 113-like encodes MEDSEGKLLNTNNNNTESFENERDVSEQPPNLNEKVDYQELDRWRESADFDEFKLHNYLNNLSEESLSALLKDINEANNILVKENDIYEFVLKHDDTVHNVLEMLDMDIHSQTSEDTYSPLSYPAKCYFAHKRLKSLEEDLERKLSFWKLEVQDLECRMKSISLSLEALKEEQETFNKNVRFGGRNPVTKRVILQKVAKYFDDSIKHKMAMTNRYKIQIQSDIMERNKLACQFKEQEKRLASLDLMKYKEAKFEHDKSCKALHKHKEQLSKCKSKYSFLLQSIADIKKSLEKEGKEIQELQAAVSKKEAMKNVMLSEKTRNDQRVAELNAAMRKIQLDPRRHGLPEVAEYAVVKKENEILKRNIKKWRKKVAVAEQAKLMHLSALKKKAKHK; translated from the exons ATGGAAGATTCCGAAggcaaattattaaatacaaataataataatactgaatCGTTTGAAAACGAAAGGGATGTCTCTGAACAACCGCCAAATTTGAACGAGAAAGTTGATTATCAAGAGCTTGATCGGTGGAGGGAATCTGCAGACTTTGATGAGTttaaattacacaattatttaaataatttatctgaagaGTCTTTGTCAGCATTATTAAAAGATATCAA tgaagCTAACAATATTTTGgtgaaagaaaatgatatatatgAGTTTGTTTTAAAACATGATGATACAGTTCACAATGTACTGGAAATGCTTGATATGGACATTCATTCACAAACATCAGAAGATACATATTCCCCTCTGTCTTATCCTGCAAAATGTTACTTTGCTCATAAACGGTTAAAAAGTTTGGAAGAGGATCTGGAAAGAAAACTATCTTTTTGGAAACTTGAAGTTcaagatttagag TGCAGAATGAAATCCATAAGTTTGTCATTAGAAGCTCTGAAAGAAGAACAAGAGACATTTAACAAAAACGTTCGATTTGGTGGCAGGAATCCAGTTACAAAGAGAGTAATTTTACAAAAAGTAGCCAAGTATTTTGATGACAGTATTAAAcataaa aTGGCAATGACCAacagatataaaattcaaattcaaagtGATATCATGGAACGGAACAAACTTGCATGTCAATTTAAAGAG CAAGAAAAGCGACTTGCTTCATTGGAtttgatgaaatataaagaaGCCAAGTTTGAGCATGATAAATCTTGTAAAGCTTTACACAAGCACAAAGAACAACTTTCaaaatgcaaatcaaaatataGCTTCTTACTTCAAAGTATTGCTGATATAAAG AAATCCTTAGAAAAAGAGGGAAAGGAAATACAAGAATTACAAGCTGCTGTATCCAAGAAAGAAGCAATGAAAAATGTCATGTTATCTGAAAAAACTCGCAATGACCAG AGAGTTGCAGAATTAAATGCTGCCATGCGTAAAATACAGCTAGATCCTAGGCGTCATGGTTTGCCAGAAGTAGCTGAATATGCTGTAgtcaagaaagaaaatgaaattctgaaacgaaatattaaaaaatggagGAAGAAAGTTGCTGTTGCTGAA CAAGCGAAGCTCATGCACCTGAGTGCTTTAAAGAAGAAAGCCAAGCATAAGTAA
- the LOC129988428 gene encoding BET1-like protein, which translates to MNSSRQLGEDALEAQNRYRADELAKKISKLKSVAYDIEVEAKDHNRLLDDVDNEFDSSTGFLSGSLNKVNKMMFTGRSDRRLMCYVVLITVGLFIVFYYLANKVTR; encoded by the exons atgaattcatcgAGACAGCTTG gtGAAGATGCTCTTGAAGCTCAAAATCGATACCGTGCTGATGAGTTGGCTAAGAAAATCTCAAAACTGAAATCG GTTGCATATGATATTGAAGTTGAAGCCAAAGATCATAACAGATTATTGGATGATGtg gaTAATGAATTTGACAGCAGCACAGGATTTTTATCTGGAAGTCTCAACAAAGTTAACAAGATGATGTTTACTGGTCGTAGTGATAGGAGACTGATGTGCTATGTGGTGCTGATAACTGTTGgcctttttattgttttttattatttggccAATAAAGTAacgcgataa